A single genomic interval of Hoplias malabaricus isolate fHopMal1 chromosome 7, fHopMal1.hap1, whole genome shotgun sequence harbors:
- the LOC136701773 gene encoding N-alpha-acetyltransferase 30-like, with translation MAAVPSGPSGALPSSPAQICLFPGDRCAMPADDDEEEALNWRLEDVVISDPGHDREVGEIENKQKSLFTDVHPHCHGSERQVNGLNCIGLPGFPRDSEPSAEESDLGTKLRAVGVQKRNDHRICQVTHHDMNKKGDSGIRDGLNVNITSSRTESRPNHCSDVCGKECGLTAGFPSRPAEVSEFIFHSEADGALEHISSLDLNSKHSHPRPAGRSQEITYVRYESELQMPGIMRLITKDLSEPYSIYTYRYFIHNWPQLCFLAMVEEECVGAIVCKLDMHKKMFRRGYIAMLAVDSKHRRKSIGTNLVKKAIYAMVEGDCDEVVLETEITNKSALKLYENLGFVRDKRLFRYYLNGVDALRLKLWLR, from the exons ATGGCTGCAGTGCCGTCGGGGCCTAGCGGCGCGCTGCCCTCGTCCCCGGCCCAGATTTGTCTCTTCCCCGGAGACAGGTGCGCTATGCCAGCTGACGACGACGAGGAGGAAGCGCTCAACTGGCGTCTCGAGGACGTGGTGATATCAGACCCTGGACACGACCGAGAGGTCGGCGAGATAGAGAACAAGCAGAAGAGCCTATTTACGGACGTTCACCCGCACTGTCACGGCTCGGAGCGGCAGGTGAACGGATTAAACTGCATCGGACTGCCCGGGTTTCCCCGCGACTCCGAGCCGAGCGCTGAGGAGTCAGACCTAGGCACGAAGCTCCGTGCAGTCGGCGTCCAGAAACGCAACGACCACAGGATCTGTCAGGTCACCCACCATGATATGAACAAAAAGGGGGACAGTGGCATTCGCGATGGACTTAACGTTAATATTACCTCCTCCAGAACTGAGTCCCGTCCGAATCACTGTAGTGATGTCTGCGGGAAAGAGTGTGGTCTGACTGCGGGGTTTCCGTCAAGGCCTGCGGAAGTGTCGGAGTTCATATTTCACAGTGAGGCCGATGGAGCTCTGGAGCACATCTCCAGCTTAGACCTAAACTCGAAACACTCGCACCCCAGACCAGCAGGGCGAAGTCAGGAGATCACCTATGTGCGTTATGAGTCTGAGCTGCAAATGCCAGGCATAATGAGACTCATAACCAAGGACCTGTCCGAGCCTTACTCCATATACACTTACCGGTACTTTATCCACAACTGGCCGCAGCTCTGCTTTCTG GCAATGGTAGAAGAGGAATGTGTGGGAGCTATTGTGTGTAAGCTAGATATGCACAAGAAGATGTTCCGACGTGGATACATCGCCATGCTTGCTGTGGACTCCAAACACCGTCGCAAAAGCATCG GTACTAATCTTGTGAAGAAGGCCATCTATGCTATGGTGGAGGGAGACTGTGATGAG gtGGTGTTGGAAACGGAGATCACTAACAAATCTGCCCTGAAGTTGTACGAGAACTTAGGCTTTGTGAGGGACAAACGGCTCTTCAGATATTATCTCAATGGGGTGGACGCCTTGAGGCTCAAACTGTGGTTGCGCTAA